The Paralichthys olivaceus isolate ysfri-2021 chromosome 9, ASM2471397v2, whole genome shotgun sequence genome contains a region encoding:
- the pcdh18b gene encoding protocadherin-18b isoform X1, translating to MCAQKMGAKMIQAKGNIFSPALLQLLLLVALTHGATGKTLKYKVYEEQKVGTVIARLREDVAGVLSKLPSSLTFRFRAMQRGSTPFLSVREEDGEISIGTKIDREKLCEKNLNCSIEFDVVTLPTEYLQLFHVEVEVLDINDNSPHFSRAIVPIEISESASVGTRIPLDGAVDADVGDNSLHTYSLTPNNFFKIDVRTRTDGAKYAELVVMRELDREVLSSYQLQLTASDNGVPPKSGSTLVKISISDSNDNSPAFDEQAYIINLLENSPLGTLIIDLNATDPDEGTNGKIVYSFSSHVSPKILETFKINPENGHITLIKKVDYETTASYELDVQAQDLGPNSIPGLCKIVVKVVDVNDNKPEININLMTPGKEEVAYISEGAPVDTFIALVRVDDSDAGLNGEVVCRLHGHGHFRLQKTYERNFMILTNISLDREKRSEYSLTVIAEDRGSPSLSTIKHFTVQVLDENDNPPRFEKSHYEVFKSENNSPGAYLMTVVASDPDLGTNGQVTYTIIDALVQGSPISTYVTIDPSNGAIYALRSFDHEDVSRITFTIQARDGGNPALSTNTTVLLTVLDENDNPPIIHSPSLQNHTAELLVWKYASPGQLVTALKVTDRDAGANGELSCAIVGGNEDMLFVMDARRCELRTNASLEQAPRDVMELKVEVQDRGTSRLSTGALLRLSLQETMDILPPLYPTGTSQASLDLSLIVIISLVAVCALLLIVMVMFATTRCTREKKDPRHNYNCRVAENSYQNHPKKPARQIHKADITLVPTVNGTLPVRAHPRSPSASPAPERGTLGSRQSHHSRQSLNSLVTISSNHVPENFALELAHATPPVEQVSQLLSMLHQGQYQPRPSFRGNKYTRSYRYALNEMDKFSLKDSGRGDSEAGDSDYEPGRESPMDRLLGEGFTEIYAPDGQHRTHAAMRLCTEECRVLGHSDQCWMPPLASPASSSSDYRSNLYIPGEEARQVTDLSQEKTPQPCTDTVTARNQSFSTFGKDLGGEDGGEEEGGEDSRGGDRDEDLCGTTSLLSEMSSVFQRLLPQGLDSYIQVNEKEKGTSLSGVGVPMTGSLDRRRGHLPGKPSPSVHQQGVAAWAANTHFQNPGSSIGPSGHHQGGSYHTLKPSTKLGSQSSSHKGSQAPKNSPQNSGHPCKPHSSPLLTALVSPTLMQHSPAPVPVPVPLPGPSSKWLPAMEEIPENYEEDDFDSVLSHLQGKRSDSRHELVDASELVAEINKLLQDVRQS from the exons ATGTGCGCACAGAAGATGGGGGCAAAAATGATTCAAGCAAAAGGAAATATTTTCTCTCCGGCACTACTCCAACTACTGCTTTTGGTCGCACTTACGCACGGAGCCACTGGTAAGACTTTGAAATATAAAGTTTACGAGGAGCAGAAAGTAGGCACGGTTATTGCACGGTTAAGGGAGGATGTAGCCGGGGTTTTATCCAAACTACCGAGTTCGTTGACCTTTCGATTCCGCGCTATGCAACGAGGGAGCACGCCGTTCTTGTCTGTCCGGGAGGAGGACGGGGAGATCAGCATCGGCACCAAAATCGACCGCGAGAAGCTTTGTGAGAAAAACTTGAACTGCTCGATTGAATTCGATGTGGTCACGCTCCCGACGGAGTACCTGCAGCTGTTCCATGTGGAGGTGGAAGTGCTGGACATTAACGACAACTCCCCGCACTTCTCCCGCGCCATTGTCCCCATTGAGATTTCCGAAAGCGCATCCGTGGGGACGCGAATCCCGTTAGACGGCGCAGTGGATGCAGATGTCGGAGACAACTCTCTGCACACCTACTCACTGACACCCAATAACTTCTTTAAGATTGATGTGAGAACCAGGACGGACGGGGCCAAGTACGCAGAGTTGGTGGTGATGAGGGAGCTGGACCGGGAGGTGCTTTCCAGCTACCAGCTCCAGCTCACAGCCTCGGATAATGGTGTACCCCCCAAATCCGGCTCCACCTTGGTCAAGATCAGCATTTCTGACTCCAACGACAACAGCCCAGCCTTCGATGAGCAGGCTTACATCATCAATTTGCTGGAAAACTCTCCCCTTGGGACTCTAATCATTGATTTAAACGCCACAGACCCAGATGAGGGCACTAATGGGAAAATAGTCTACTCTTTCAGCAGTCACGTTTCACCAAAGATCCTGGAAACATTTAAGATAAACCCAGAAAATGGCCACATTACTCTCATTAAAAAAGTGGACTATGAAACCACTGCTTCCTATGAGCTCGATGTGCAGGCTCAGGACTTGGGCCCTAACTCCATCCCTGGACTTTGCAAAATTGTGGTGAAAGTCGTGGATGTAAATGACAACAAACCAGAGATAAACATCAACCTGATGACACCTGGCAAAGAGGAGGTGGCCTACATTTCAGAGGGGGCCCCTGTGGACACATTCATAGCTCTGGTGCGTGTTGACGACAGTGATGCAGGCCTTAATGGTGAGGTTGTGTGCAGGCTGCACGGCCATGGCCACTTCAGACTCCAGAAGACCTACGAGAGGAACTTTATGATCCTGACTAACATCTCGTTGGACAGGGAGAAGAGGTCAGAGTACAGCCTGACTGTCATAGCTGAGGACAGGGGCTCTCCCAGTCTCTCCACCATCAAACATTTTACCGTTCAGGTGTTGGATGAAAATGACAATCCTCCACGTTTCGAGAAGAGCCACTATGAGGTCTTCAAATCAGAGAACAACTCACCAGGAGCCTATCTGATGACTGTGGTGGCATCGGATCCAGACCTGGGCACCAATGGCCAGGTCACCTACACCATCATAGATGCCCTGGTCCAAGGGAGCCCTATCTCCACCTATGTCACCATTGATCCCTCCAATGGCGCCATCTACGCCTTACGCAGCTTTGACCATGAAGACGTCAGCCGCATCACCTTCACTATTCAGGCACGTGATGGAGGAAACCCTGCACTGTCCACGAACACCACCGTTCTTCTAACTGTTTTGGATGAAAATGACAACCCCCCTATCATCcactccccctccctccagaATCACACTGCGGAGCTTCTGGTGTGGAAGTATGCATCACCGGGTCAGTTGGTAACTGCGCTGAAAGTCACAGACCGTGATGCTGGTGCCAATGGAGAGCTGAGCTGCGCCATTGTTGGTGGCAATGAGGATATGCTGTTTGTGATGGATGCCCGGCGCTGTGAGCTCAGAACCAATGCCAGCCTGGAACAGGCTCCTCGGGATGTGATGGAGCTGAAGGTAGAAGTGCAAGACAGGGGCACCAGTCGGCTGTCCACAGGCGCCCTCCTCAGGCTCTCCCTGCAGGAGACCATGGACATCCTCCCACCTCTCTACCCCACTGGCACCAGCCAAGCCTCACTGGATCTCTCCCTCATAGTCATCATCTCTCTGGTTGCTGTTTGTGCTCTACTACTCATCGTCATGGTGATGTTTGCCACCACCCGCTGCaccagagagaagaaagacCCAAGACATAACTACAACTGCCGTGTGGCAGAAAACAGCTACCAGAACCACCCCAAGAAGCCTGCAAGGCAGATCCACAAGGCAGACATCACCCTGGTCCCAACTGTCAATGGGACTCTGCCTGTCCGGGCACACCCACGCTCCCCGTCAGCCTCTCCAGCACCTGAGAGGGGCACCCTGGGTAGCAGGCAGAGCCATCATAGCCGCCAGTCCCTCAACAGCCTGGTCACCATCTCCTCCAACCATGTTCCAGAGAATTTTGCCCTGGAGCTGGCCCATGCCACACCTCCCGTAGAG CAAGTCTCACAGCTTCTGTCCATGCTCCATCAGGGTCAGTACCAGCCACGACCAAGCTTCAGAGGCAACAAATACACCAGGAGCTACAG ATATGCCTTGAATGAGATGGATAAGTTCAGTCTGAAGGACAGCGGTCGTGGAGACAGTGAGGCCGGGGACAGCGACTATGAGCCTGGCAGGGAGTCACCCATGGACAGGCTCCTTGGTGAGGGCTTTACTGAGATATATGCCCCTGATGGCCAGCACAGAACGCATGCAG CTATGAGGCTCTGCACAGAGGAGTGTCGTGTTCTGGGCCACTCAGATCAGTGCTGGATGCCCCCCCTGGCCTCCCCagcctcatcctcctctgactACCGCAGCAACCTCTACATCCCAGGGGAAGAAGCCCGTCAAGTAACTGACCTCTCGCAGGAAAAGACCCCACAGCCCTGCACAGACACTGTGACTGCCCGGAACCAGAGCTTTTCCACCTTTGGCAAGGACCTGGGTGGTGAGGAcggtggagaagaggaggggggagaggacaGCAGGGGTGGGGACAGAGATGAAGACCTGTGTGGGACCACGTCATTGTTGTCAGAGATGAGCAGCGTGTTCCAGAGGTTGCTACCCCAGGGTCTGGACTCCTACATCCAGGTCAacgagaaagagaaagggacaAGCCTGAGTGGTGTGGGTGTGCCTATGACTGGATCTTTGGATCGCAGGAGGGGCCATCTGCCTGGCAAGCCCAGCCCCTCTGTTCACCAGCAAGGCGTGGCAGCCTGGGCTGCCAATACCCACTTCCAGAACCCAGGAAGCAGCATCGGCCCATCTGGCCATCACCAGGGTGGCAGCTACCACACCCTGAAACCAAGCACCAAGCTCGGCTCCCAGAGCAGCAGCCACAAGGGCTCGCAGGCACCCAAAAACAGTCCTCAGAACAGCGGCCACCCCTGTAAACCCCACAGTAGCCCTCTGCTCACGGCACTGGTCAGTCCCACTCTGATGCAGCATTCCCCAGCCCCCGTGCCAGTACCAGTGCCGCTCCCCGGGCCCTCCTCCAAGTGGTTGCCTGCGATGGAGGAGATCCCAGAGAATTACGAGGAGGACGATTTTGACTCAGTGCTCAGCCACCTTCAGGGCAAACGCAGCGACAGCAGACATGAGCTTGTGGATGCTAGCGAGCTGGTAGCTGAAATCAACAAACTCTTGCAGGATGTACGGCAGAGTTAA
- the pcdh18b gene encoding protocadherin-18b isoform X3, with product MCAQKMGAKMIQAKGNIFSPALLQLLLLVALTHGATGKTLKYKVYEEQKVGTVIARLREDVAGVLSKLPSSLTFRFRAMQRGSTPFLSVREEDGEISIGTKIDREKLCEKNLNCSIEFDVVTLPTEYLQLFHVEVEVLDINDNSPHFSRAIVPIEISESASVGTRIPLDGAVDADVGDNSLHTYSLTPNNFFKIDVRTRTDGAKYAELVVMRELDREVLSSYQLQLTASDNGVPPKSGSTLVKISISDSNDNSPAFDEQAYIINLLENSPLGTLIIDLNATDPDEGTNGKIVYSFSSHVSPKILETFKINPENGHITLIKKVDYETTASYELDVQAQDLGPNSIPGLCKIVVKVVDVNDNKPEININLMTPGKEEVAYISEGAPVDTFIALVRVDDSDAGLNGEVVCRLHGHGHFRLQKTYERNFMILTNISLDREKRSEYSLTVIAEDRGSPSLSTIKHFTVQVLDENDNPPRFEKSHYEVFKSENNSPGAYLMTVVASDPDLGTNGQVTYTIIDALVQGSPISTYVTIDPSNGAIYALRSFDHEDVSRITFTIQARDGGNPALSTNTTVLLTVLDENDNPPIIHSPSLQNHTAELLVWKYASPGQLVTALKVTDRDAGANGELSCAIVGGNEDMLFVMDARRCELRTNASLEQAPRDVMELKVEVQDRGTSRLSTGALLRLSLQETMDILPPLYPTGTSQASLDLSLIVIISLVAVCALLLIVMVMFATTRCTREKKDPRHNYNCRVAENSYQNHPKKPARQIHKADITLVPTVNGTLPVRAHPRSPSASPAPERGTLGSRQSHHSRQSLNSLVTISSNHVPENFALELAHATPPVEQVSQLLSMLHQGQYQPRPSFRGNKYTRSYRYALNEMDKFSLKDSGRGDSEAGDSDYEPGRESPMDRLLAMRLCTEECRVLGHSDQCWMPPLASPASSSSDYRSNLYIPGEEARQVTDLSQEKTPQPCTDTVTARNQSFSTFGKDLGGEDGGEEEGGEDSRGGDRDEDLCGTTSLLSEMSSVFQRLLPQGLDSYIQVNEKEKGTSLSGVGVPMTGSLDRRRGHLPGKPSPSVHQQGVAAWAANTHFQNPGSSIGPSGHHQGGSYHTLKPSTKLGSQSSSHKGSQAPKNSPQNSGHPCKPHSSPLLTALVSPTLMQHSPAPVPVPVPLPGPSSKWLPAMEEIPENYEEDDFDSVLSHLQGKRSDSRHELVDASELVAEINKLLQDVRQS from the exons ATGTGCGCACAGAAGATGGGGGCAAAAATGATTCAAGCAAAAGGAAATATTTTCTCTCCGGCACTACTCCAACTACTGCTTTTGGTCGCACTTACGCACGGAGCCACTGGTAAGACTTTGAAATATAAAGTTTACGAGGAGCAGAAAGTAGGCACGGTTATTGCACGGTTAAGGGAGGATGTAGCCGGGGTTTTATCCAAACTACCGAGTTCGTTGACCTTTCGATTCCGCGCTATGCAACGAGGGAGCACGCCGTTCTTGTCTGTCCGGGAGGAGGACGGGGAGATCAGCATCGGCACCAAAATCGACCGCGAGAAGCTTTGTGAGAAAAACTTGAACTGCTCGATTGAATTCGATGTGGTCACGCTCCCGACGGAGTACCTGCAGCTGTTCCATGTGGAGGTGGAAGTGCTGGACATTAACGACAACTCCCCGCACTTCTCCCGCGCCATTGTCCCCATTGAGATTTCCGAAAGCGCATCCGTGGGGACGCGAATCCCGTTAGACGGCGCAGTGGATGCAGATGTCGGAGACAACTCTCTGCACACCTACTCACTGACACCCAATAACTTCTTTAAGATTGATGTGAGAACCAGGACGGACGGGGCCAAGTACGCAGAGTTGGTGGTGATGAGGGAGCTGGACCGGGAGGTGCTTTCCAGCTACCAGCTCCAGCTCACAGCCTCGGATAATGGTGTACCCCCCAAATCCGGCTCCACCTTGGTCAAGATCAGCATTTCTGACTCCAACGACAACAGCCCAGCCTTCGATGAGCAGGCTTACATCATCAATTTGCTGGAAAACTCTCCCCTTGGGACTCTAATCATTGATTTAAACGCCACAGACCCAGATGAGGGCACTAATGGGAAAATAGTCTACTCTTTCAGCAGTCACGTTTCACCAAAGATCCTGGAAACATTTAAGATAAACCCAGAAAATGGCCACATTACTCTCATTAAAAAAGTGGACTATGAAACCACTGCTTCCTATGAGCTCGATGTGCAGGCTCAGGACTTGGGCCCTAACTCCATCCCTGGACTTTGCAAAATTGTGGTGAAAGTCGTGGATGTAAATGACAACAAACCAGAGATAAACATCAACCTGATGACACCTGGCAAAGAGGAGGTGGCCTACATTTCAGAGGGGGCCCCTGTGGACACATTCATAGCTCTGGTGCGTGTTGACGACAGTGATGCAGGCCTTAATGGTGAGGTTGTGTGCAGGCTGCACGGCCATGGCCACTTCAGACTCCAGAAGACCTACGAGAGGAACTTTATGATCCTGACTAACATCTCGTTGGACAGGGAGAAGAGGTCAGAGTACAGCCTGACTGTCATAGCTGAGGACAGGGGCTCTCCCAGTCTCTCCACCATCAAACATTTTACCGTTCAGGTGTTGGATGAAAATGACAATCCTCCACGTTTCGAGAAGAGCCACTATGAGGTCTTCAAATCAGAGAACAACTCACCAGGAGCCTATCTGATGACTGTGGTGGCATCGGATCCAGACCTGGGCACCAATGGCCAGGTCACCTACACCATCATAGATGCCCTGGTCCAAGGGAGCCCTATCTCCACCTATGTCACCATTGATCCCTCCAATGGCGCCATCTACGCCTTACGCAGCTTTGACCATGAAGACGTCAGCCGCATCACCTTCACTATTCAGGCACGTGATGGAGGAAACCCTGCACTGTCCACGAACACCACCGTTCTTCTAACTGTTTTGGATGAAAATGACAACCCCCCTATCATCcactccccctccctccagaATCACACTGCGGAGCTTCTGGTGTGGAAGTATGCATCACCGGGTCAGTTGGTAACTGCGCTGAAAGTCACAGACCGTGATGCTGGTGCCAATGGAGAGCTGAGCTGCGCCATTGTTGGTGGCAATGAGGATATGCTGTTTGTGATGGATGCCCGGCGCTGTGAGCTCAGAACCAATGCCAGCCTGGAACAGGCTCCTCGGGATGTGATGGAGCTGAAGGTAGAAGTGCAAGACAGGGGCACCAGTCGGCTGTCCACAGGCGCCCTCCTCAGGCTCTCCCTGCAGGAGACCATGGACATCCTCCCACCTCTCTACCCCACTGGCACCAGCCAAGCCTCACTGGATCTCTCCCTCATAGTCATCATCTCTCTGGTTGCTGTTTGTGCTCTACTACTCATCGTCATGGTGATGTTTGCCACCACCCGCTGCaccagagagaagaaagacCCAAGACATAACTACAACTGCCGTGTGGCAGAAAACAGCTACCAGAACCACCCCAAGAAGCCTGCAAGGCAGATCCACAAGGCAGACATCACCCTGGTCCCAACTGTCAATGGGACTCTGCCTGTCCGGGCACACCCACGCTCCCCGTCAGCCTCTCCAGCACCTGAGAGGGGCACCCTGGGTAGCAGGCAGAGCCATCATAGCCGCCAGTCCCTCAACAGCCTGGTCACCATCTCCTCCAACCATGTTCCAGAGAATTTTGCCCTGGAGCTGGCCCATGCCACACCTCCCGTAGAG CAAGTCTCACAGCTTCTGTCCATGCTCCATCAGGGTCAGTACCAGCCACGACCAAGCTTCAGAGGCAACAAATACACCAGGAGCTACAG ATATGCCTTGAATGAGATGGATAAGTTCAGTCTGAAGGACAGCGGTCGTGGAGACAGTGAGGCCGGGGACAGCGACTATGAGCCTGGCAGGGAGTCACCCATGGACAGGCTCCTTG CTATGAGGCTCTGCACAGAGGAGTGTCGTGTTCTGGGCCACTCAGATCAGTGCTGGATGCCCCCCCTGGCCTCCCCagcctcatcctcctctgactACCGCAGCAACCTCTACATCCCAGGGGAAGAAGCCCGTCAAGTAACTGACCTCTCGCAGGAAAAGACCCCACAGCCCTGCACAGACACTGTGACTGCCCGGAACCAGAGCTTTTCCACCTTTGGCAAGGACCTGGGTGGTGAGGAcggtggagaagaggaggggggagaggacaGCAGGGGTGGGGACAGAGATGAAGACCTGTGTGGGACCACGTCATTGTTGTCAGAGATGAGCAGCGTGTTCCAGAGGTTGCTACCCCAGGGTCTGGACTCCTACATCCAGGTCAacgagaaagagaaagggacaAGCCTGAGTGGTGTGGGTGTGCCTATGACTGGATCTTTGGATCGCAGGAGGGGCCATCTGCCTGGCAAGCCCAGCCCCTCTGTTCACCAGCAAGGCGTGGCAGCCTGGGCTGCCAATACCCACTTCCAGAACCCAGGAAGCAGCATCGGCCCATCTGGCCATCACCAGGGTGGCAGCTACCACACCCTGAAACCAAGCACCAAGCTCGGCTCCCAGAGCAGCAGCCACAAGGGCTCGCAGGCACCCAAAAACAGTCCTCAGAACAGCGGCCACCCCTGTAAACCCCACAGTAGCCCTCTGCTCACGGCACTGGTCAGTCCCACTCTGATGCAGCATTCCCCAGCCCCCGTGCCAGTACCAGTGCCGCTCCCCGGGCCCTCCTCCAAGTGGTTGCCTGCGATGGAGGAGATCCCAGAGAATTACGAGGAGGACGATTTTGACTCAGTGCTCAGCCACCTTCAGGGCAAACGCAGCGACAGCAGACATGAGCTTGTGGATGCTAGCGAGCTGGTAGCTGAAATCAACAAACTCTTGCAGGATGTACGGCAGAGTTAA
- the pcdh18b gene encoding protocadherin-18b isoform X2 translates to MCAQKMGAKMIQAKGNIFSPALLQLLLLVALTHGATGKTLKYKVYEEQKVGTVIARLREDVAGVLSKLPSSLTFRFRAMQRGSTPFLSVREEDGEISIGTKIDREKLCEKNLNCSIEFDVVTLPTEYLQLFHVEVEVLDINDNSPHFSRAIVPIEISESASVGTRIPLDGAVDADVGDNSLHTYSLTPNNFFKIDVRTRTDGAKYAELVVMRELDREVLSSYQLQLTASDNGVPPKSGSTLVKISISDSNDNSPAFDEQAYIINLLENSPLGTLIIDLNATDPDEGTNGKIVYSFSSHVSPKILETFKINPENGHITLIKKVDYETTASYELDVQAQDLGPNSIPGLCKIVVKVVDVNDNKPEININLMTPGKEEVAYISEGAPVDTFIALVRVDDSDAGLNGEVVCRLHGHGHFRLQKTYERNFMILTNISLDREKRSEYSLTVIAEDRGSPSLSTIKHFTVQVLDENDNPPRFEKSHYEVFKSENNSPGAYLMTVVASDPDLGTNGQVTYTIIDALVQGSPISTYVTIDPSNGAIYALRSFDHEDVSRITFTIQARDGGNPALSTNTTVLLTVLDENDNPPIIHSPSLQNHTAELLVWKYASPGQLVTALKVTDRDAGANGELSCAIVGGNEDMLFVMDARRCELRTNASLEQAPRDVMELKVEVQDRGTSRLSTGALLRLSLQETMDILPPLYPTGTSQASLDLSLIVIISLVAVCALLLIVMVMFATTRCTREKKDPRHNYNCRVAENSYQNHPKKPARQIHKADITLVPTVNGTLPVRAHPRSPSASPAPERGTLGSRQSHHSRQSLNSLVTISSNHVPENFALELAHATPPVEGQYQPRPSFRGNKYTRSYRYALNEMDKFSLKDSGRGDSEAGDSDYEPGRESPMDRLLGEGFTEIYAPDGQHRTHAAMRLCTEECRVLGHSDQCWMPPLASPASSSSDYRSNLYIPGEEARQVTDLSQEKTPQPCTDTVTARNQSFSTFGKDLGGEDGGEEEGGEDSRGGDRDEDLCGTTSLLSEMSSVFQRLLPQGLDSYIQVNEKEKGTSLSGVGVPMTGSLDRRRGHLPGKPSPSVHQQGVAAWAANTHFQNPGSSIGPSGHHQGGSYHTLKPSTKLGSQSSSHKGSQAPKNSPQNSGHPCKPHSSPLLTALVSPTLMQHSPAPVPVPVPLPGPSSKWLPAMEEIPENYEEDDFDSVLSHLQGKRSDSRHELVDASELVAEINKLLQDVRQS, encoded by the exons ATGTGCGCACAGAAGATGGGGGCAAAAATGATTCAAGCAAAAGGAAATATTTTCTCTCCGGCACTACTCCAACTACTGCTTTTGGTCGCACTTACGCACGGAGCCACTGGTAAGACTTTGAAATATAAAGTTTACGAGGAGCAGAAAGTAGGCACGGTTATTGCACGGTTAAGGGAGGATGTAGCCGGGGTTTTATCCAAACTACCGAGTTCGTTGACCTTTCGATTCCGCGCTATGCAACGAGGGAGCACGCCGTTCTTGTCTGTCCGGGAGGAGGACGGGGAGATCAGCATCGGCACCAAAATCGACCGCGAGAAGCTTTGTGAGAAAAACTTGAACTGCTCGATTGAATTCGATGTGGTCACGCTCCCGACGGAGTACCTGCAGCTGTTCCATGTGGAGGTGGAAGTGCTGGACATTAACGACAACTCCCCGCACTTCTCCCGCGCCATTGTCCCCATTGAGATTTCCGAAAGCGCATCCGTGGGGACGCGAATCCCGTTAGACGGCGCAGTGGATGCAGATGTCGGAGACAACTCTCTGCACACCTACTCACTGACACCCAATAACTTCTTTAAGATTGATGTGAGAACCAGGACGGACGGGGCCAAGTACGCAGAGTTGGTGGTGATGAGGGAGCTGGACCGGGAGGTGCTTTCCAGCTACCAGCTCCAGCTCACAGCCTCGGATAATGGTGTACCCCCCAAATCCGGCTCCACCTTGGTCAAGATCAGCATTTCTGACTCCAACGACAACAGCCCAGCCTTCGATGAGCAGGCTTACATCATCAATTTGCTGGAAAACTCTCCCCTTGGGACTCTAATCATTGATTTAAACGCCACAGACCCAGATGAGGGCACTAATGGGAAAATAGTCTACTCTTTCAGCAGTCACGTTTCACCAAAGATCCTGGAAACATTTAAGATAAACCCAGAAAATGGCCACATTACTCTCATTAAAAAAGTGGACTATGAAACCACTGCTTCCTATGAGCTCGATGTGCAGGCTCAGGACTTGGGCCCTAACTCCATCCCTGGACTTTGCAAAATTGTGGTGAAAGTCGTGGATGTAAATGACAACAAACCAGAGATAAACATCAACCTGATGACACCTGGCAAAGAGGAGGTGGCCTACATTTCAGAGGGGGCCCCTGTGGACACATTCATAGCTCTGGTGCGTGTTGACGACAGTGATGCAGGCCTTAATGGTGAGGTTGTGTGCAGGCTGCACGGCCATGGCCACTTCAGACTCCAGAAGACCTACGAGAGGAACTTTATGATCCTGACTAACATCTCGTTGGACAGGGAGAAGAGGTCAGAGTACAGCCTGACTGTCATAGCTGAGGACAGGGGCTCTCCCAGTCTCTCCACCATCAAACATTTTACCGTTCAGGTGTTGGATGAAAATGACAATCCTCCACGTTTCGAGAAGAGCCACTATGAGGTCTTCAAATCAGAGAACAACTCACCAGGAGCCTATCTGATGACTGTGGTGGCATCGGATCCAGACCTGGGCACCAATGGCCAGGTCACCTACACCATCATAGATGCCCTGGTCCAAGGGAGCCCTATCTCCACCTATGTCACCATTGATCCCTCCAATGGCGCCATCTACGCCTTACGCAGCTTTGACCATGAAGACGTCAGCCGCATCACCTTCACTATTCAGGCACGTGATGGAGGAAACCCTGCACTGTCCACGAACACCACCGTTCTTCTAACTGTTTTGGATGAAAATGACAACCCCCCTATCATCcactccccctccctccagaATCACACTGCGGAGCTTCTGGTGTGGAAGTATGCATCACCGGGTCAGTTGGTAACTGCGCTGAAAGTCACAGACCGTGATGCTGGTGCCAATGGAGAGCTGAGCTGCGCCATTGTTGGTGGCAATGAGGATATGCTGTTTGTGATGGATGCCCGGCGCTGTGAGCTCAGAACCAATGCCAGCCTGGAACAGGCTCCTCGGGATGTGATGGAGCTGAAGGTAGAAGTGCAAGACAGGGGCACCAGTCGGCTGTCCACAGGCGCCCTCCTCAGGCTCTCCCTGCAGGAGACCATGGACATCCTCCCACCTCTCTACCCCACTGGCACCAGCCAAGCCTCACTGGATCTCTCCCTCATAGTCATCATCTCTCTGGTTGCTGTTTGTGCTCTACTACTCATCGTCATGGTGATGTTTGCCACCACCCGCTGCaccagagagaagaaagacCCAAGACATAACTACAACTGCCGTGTGGCAGAAAACAGCTACCAGAACCACCCCAAGAAGCCTGCAAGGCAGATCCACAAGGCAGACATCACCCTGGTCCCAACTGTCAATGGGACTCTGCCTGTCCGGGCACACCCACGCTCCCCGTCAGCCTCTCCAGCACCTGAGAGGGGCACCCTGGGTAGCAGGCAGAGCCATCATAGCCGCCAGTCCCTCAACAGCCTGGTCACCATCTCCTCCAACCATGTTCCAGAGAATTTTGCCCTGGAGCTGGCCCATGCCACACCTCCCGTAGAG GGTCAGTACCAGCCACGACCAAGCTTCAGAGGCAACAAATACACCAGGAGCTACAG ATATGCCTTGAATGAGATGGATAAGTTCAGTCTGAAGGACAGCGGTCGTGGAGACAGTGAGGCCGGGGACAGCGACTATGAGCCTGGCAGGGAGTCACCCATGGACAGGCTCCTTGGTGAGGGCTTTACTGAGATATATGCCCCTGATGGCCAGCACAGAACGCATGCAG CTATGAGGCTCTGCACAGAGGAGTGTCGTGTTCTGGGCCACTCAGATCAGTGCTGGATGCCCCCCCTGGCCTCCCCagcctcatcctcctctgactACCGCAGCAACCTCTACATCCCAGGGGAAGAAGCCCGTCAAGTAACTGACCTCTCGCAGGAAAAGACCCCACAGCCCTGCACAGACACTGTGACTGCCCGGAACCAGAGCTTTTCCACCTTTGGCAAGGACCTGGGTGGTGAGGAcggtggagaagaggaggggggagaggacaGCAGGGGTGGGGACAGAGATGAAGACCTGTGTGGGACCACGTCATTGTTGTCAGAGATGAGCAGCGTGTTCCAGAGGTTGCTACCCCAGGGTCTGGACTCCTACATCCAGGTCAacgagaaagagaaagggacaAGCCTGAGTGGTGTGGGTGTGCCTATGACTGGATCTTTGGATCGCAGGAGGGGCCATCTGCCTGGCAAGCCCAGCCCCTCTGTTCACCAGCAAGGCGTGGCAGCCTGGGCTGCCAATACCCACTTCCAGAACCCAGGAAGCAGCATCGGCCCATCTGGCCATCACCAGGGTGGCAGCTACCACACCCTGAAACCAAGCACCAAGCTCGGCTCCCAGAGCAGCAGCCACAAGGGCTCGCAGGCACCCAAAAACAGTCCTCAGAACAGCGGCCACCCCTGTAAACCCCACAGTAGCCCTCTGCTCACGGCACTGGTCAGTCCCACTCTGATGCAGCATTCCCCAGCCCCCGTGCCAGTACCAGTGCCGCTCCCCGGGCCCTCCTCCAAGTGGTTGCCTGCGATGGAGGAGATCCCAGAGAATTACGAGGAGGACGATTTTGACTCAGTGCTCAGCCACCTTCAGGGCAAACGCAGCGACAGCAGACATGAGCTTGTGGATGCTAGCGAGCTGGTAGCTGAAATCAACAAACTCTTGCAGGATGTACGGCAGAGTTAA